In a genomic window of Babylonia areolata isolate BAREFJ2019XMU chromosome 3, ASM4173473v1, whole genome shotgun sequence:
- the LOC143280429 gene encoding splicing factor 3B subunit 5-like, which translates to MGDRYNIHSQLEHLQSKYIGTGHADTNKWEWLTNQHRDTYAAYLGHSDMLNYFAVAENEARARVKFNIMEKMLQPCGPPPKRPED; encoded by the coding sequence ATGGGTGACCGCTACAACATTCACAGCCAGTTGGAGCATTTGCAGTCTAAGTACATTGGCACTGGCCACGCCGACACCAACAAGTGGGAGTGGCTGACTAATCAGCACAGAGATACATACGCTGCCTACCTTGGTCACAGCGACATGCTCAACTACTTTGCAGTGGCAGAAAATGAGGCGCGGGCTCGTGTCAAGTTTAACATCATGGAGAAGATGCTTCAGCCTTGTGGACCCCCTCCCAAGCGGCCAGAAGATTAA
- the LOC143279708 gene encoding TATA box-binding protein-like 1 yields the protein MAAINSIPPFVGACSNKQEREKVLSNKGGASEVAHGHLYATNVTGETFEMAHAHNNLADNDHGNTNNSSLQNHVNGTGEEGENEVEDSQNVIDIHINNVVCSFSVRCHINLKRLAMEGANVEYRREHGICNMKLRRPRVTANITSSGKITVTGSTSEDEAKVAARRVARRLQKLGFSVRFCNFRIVNVLGTCSLPFGIKLNNFSNEHPQAASYEPELHPGVTYKIKDPKATLKVFSTGSITITAPCVNNVGLAVEHIYPLVSEFQMPKREMPQNKKAKEQKQHQSYHHCSSVNGFHDGEDDDEFGEASDFDSEDEDFDSDVSHD from the exons ATGGCAGCCATTAATTCCATCCCCCCGTTTGTTGGTGCTTGTAGCAACAAACAGGAACGAGAAAAAGTGCTTTCAAACAAAGGAGGTGCCTCCGAAGTGGCACATGGTCACTTATACGCGACAAACGTTACAGGAGAAACCTTCGAAATGGCACATGCGCACAATAACCTGGCTGACAACGACCATGGCAATACAAACAATTCGTCTTTGCAGAATCATGTAAATGGTACAGGAGAGGAGGGCGAAAACGAAGTGGAAGATTCTCAGAATGTGATAGACATTCATATCAACAACGTGGTGTGTTCATTTAGTGTCCGATGCCACATAAATTTGAAACGCCTTGCCATGGAGGGAGCAAATGTAGAGTATAGACGAGAACACGGG ATATGCAATATGAAACTACGTCGCCCACGTGTCACTGCAAACATCACTTCCTCAGGCAAAATAACTGTGACTGGAAGTACCAG tGAAGACGAAGCGAAAGTGGCTGCACGTCGAGTGGCGAGGCGGCTTCAGAAGCTGGGATTCAGCGTTCGTTTCTGTAATTTCCGGATTGTGAATGTCCTGGGGACCTGTTCCCTGCCCTTCGGTATCAAACTGAACAACTTTTCTAATGAGCACCCTCAGGCAGCCAG ctaCGAGCCTGAACTTCACCCAGGGGTCACATATAAAATCAAGGATCCCAAAGCCACATTGAAAGTATTTTCCACGGGCAGTATTACAATCACAG CTCCGTGCGTGAACAATGTGGGGCTGGCTGTGGAGCATATCTACCCGCTGGTGTCAGAGTTCCAGATGCCCAAGAGGGAGATGCCACAGAACAAAAAGGCAAAGGAACAGAAACAGCACCAGTCCTATCATCATTGCTCTTCTGTCAACGGATTCCATGATGGTGAAGACGACGATGAGTTTGGCGAGGCCAGTGACTTTGATTCAGAGGATGAAGACTTCGACAGTGATGTGAGCCACGACTAA